One genomic segment of Myxococcus xanthus includes these proteins:
- a CDS encoding DNA alkylation repair protein, producing MAAPSLPKLRGGSERKWFSTEGACGATLPAALKPPPVEVLPMPKTMSLSQVMKLLEGHGDEKVRQRYVRDGVVDNVFGVLLGKIRGLAATLGTNHGLGLELWGTGNHDARILACMLLDPAALTEKEARGLLEPLSNPTLVDELVGRVLVHAPVAPKLQEKWMDGSKELPRRAGWKLLAGRIARGLEKELDVGATLERIERELPDAPYRVKEGINFCLVWIGLHLPAYTSEAIAIGERLGRWDPRPIPKGCTSSYAPDWISAALALRKGEKTEARKAMEAAAKAKAPRGEGKPAVAKAKVASARKKSTAKKPSARTRAR from the coding sequence ATGGCCGCACCCTCGCTTCCGAAGCTGCGCGGTGGCAGCGAGCGGAAGTGGTTCTCGACCGAGGGCGCCTGTGGTGCCACCCTTCCGGCCGCTCTCAAGCCACCGCCCGTCGAGGTGTTGCCCATGCCGAAAACAATGTCGCTGTCCCAGGTGATGAAGCTGCTCGAGGGCCATGGTGACGAGAAGGTGCGCCAGCGCTACGTGCGCGACGGGGTGGTCGACAATGTCTTCGGTGTGCTGCTCGGAAAAATCCGTGGCCTGGCAGCGACGTTGGGGACGAACCACGGGCTCGGACTGGAGCTGTGGGGGACCGGCAATCACGATGCGCGCATCCTCGCGTGCATGCTCCTCGACCCCGCGGCGCTCACTGAGAAGGAGGCACGCGGGCTCCTCGAGCCACTCTCGAACCCGACTCTGGTCGACGAACTCGTCGGTCGCGTGCTTGTACATGCGCCCGTCGCCCCGAAGCTTCAGGAGAAGTGGATGGACGGCAGCAAGGAGCTCCCTCGCCGCGCCGGATGGAAGCTTCTTGCTGGGCGCATTGCGAGAGGCCTTGAGAAGGAACTCGACGTAGGCGCGACGCTCGAGCGCATCGAGCGTGAGCTTCCGGATGCACCATACCGGGTGAAGGAGGGCATCAACTTCTGCCTGGTCTGGATCGGCCTCCACCTGCCCGCGTACACCTCGGAGGCCATCGCCATCGGCGAGCGCCTCGGTCGCTGGGACCCGCGACCGATTCCGAAGGGATGCACTTCGAGCTACGCACCGGATTGGATCTCCGCGGCGCTCGCGTTGCGGAAAGGCGAGAAGACCGAAGCCCGAAAAGCGATGGAGGCGGCCGCAAAGGCGAAGGCACCGCGCGGCGAAGGGAAGCCGGCAGTCGCGAAGGCGAAGGTCGCTTCGGCTAGGAAGAAGA